The Hevea brasiliensis isolate MT/VB/25A 57/8 chromosome 9, ASM3005281v1, whole genome shotgun sequence nucleotide sequence ACAAGTGATTGTTCCGCTGTTATCCGTGTCCATGGATTTGAACATTTCCTTCAAGCCCATAATTTCTTCCTCAGAAAGGTTTTCGGCAATTACCTGGAAAGGGAAAAACAAAGTCACTTTAATAACATAGACTGAATGATAACAATGATGATACTGATGCCCTCCACCACCATTATGCTTAAATGGAGTGGAAGAAAATTAAGAATGCAACAAAATTTGCAACTTGCTTTGATATCTAGCAGATTGATTAGGGTTTTCATTAACTTGGGCACCATGTCAACAAAGAAGGTGCAAATTTTCTACATTGCCAGTTTAAGGCCCGCAGGGGGCAGCACAAACCTCCTTGAGATGATTCCCTTTGGgattcaatttacaataatttcctCTTGCCCTTCTATTTTTAGCTTTTGTCCCACTTAGGATGATAACATATCATCTCACCTTGTCCTTTCTTTTTCAAATGATCCAATACAAAGAATGATAAAAATAGCAGTAACATATTTAACAGCAAAAGACATCTCACCTTTAGAGCTACCTTTttaagtttgttcattgctctgaatTGTTTCATTCTACTTAAAACAGCAATATCAAGAGGCCTATCAGATACATCACCATCTTCTCGCATCCATGGATGATCTACAATGCATTTTCAGTCTCATCAAATCTCATTCTTTATTTATAGATGTCAAGGaacttaaaacaaaattttagaCAAGATGAAGTCAAACAGTGAACAGTATAATAATCAAAATCACATTGGCAGTTCCCAACTTCAAACCAACCTAATAAGCTAGACACATGTTTTCATAACAAAAGCATGAACTAGTTTCATGATGCTGGTTGAGAACATGGATATATTGTAACACATAGGATGGCTTGGTCAATCGGTCAAAATATGACCAGTAAACATATCGGTCAAAATATGACCAGCAAACATTCTTAGAGCCAAAAAGCAACTTGAGGCGTCAGGCATTCATAATGTCCAATGCATGATCCCAAACACTGAAGAACATTAGCACGAAATTTTTTGGCACGTGTATTTTTTGAGGGCAGGAACTAAGAGAGAATAAATCAAATGTTAAATGTTGAACTGCAAGGTCAGCATGTTCAAAACTTTTCAAGCACTCTTCTCACGGAAATAACTCCTCTCTAGACAGTCTTTTCCAAAATAGAACTTACTTAGGACTTCTATCGCTGAAAGTCGGGCCTTAGGATCAACTCTTAGCATATTCTTCACAAGATCTTTGGCGCTGCTGGATATGGAAGGCCATGGATCAGAGGAGAAATTGATATGTCCCCAGAGAATAGAATTAAAAATGGCCTTTTCAGTCACTGCATGAGCAAAAGAAGACTGACTTCAtaaggaagaaagaaagaaaaaaaaaagagtaaaacaaagtaaataaatgagaggcATGATCACTGAACTACTTCTAATCCGTAAATTTCCAATTAGTTCGTTCACAGTGCACTATGGATCATGAAAATCTTGACCACAATTGAAACTTTATAAGCTTAATTTACAATCAGCAACAAGCTAACAATTTAAGTTCAGTCCAACATCTAAGAAAGTAAGAACAGGTTGGGACTTTATCAAATTTAACACCTGGTGGCATCAGCGTCAACAATTTTTGAAGTGTTATTAATCCTGCATTAAGTAACAAAAGGCTCACCTCCCCAAAAGGGCGGGACCCCACTAAGAAGAATATACAGTATAACCCCAGCACTCCAAATATCAACCTCAGCTCCATAATTTCGACGTAATACTTCAGGAGCTACATAATACGCACTTCCAACAAGGTCTTTAAATACATCACCTGCAATGACACATAGATTGTAAAGTGAAAAGGAAAATGCTTCATAAAATAATGGTGAGAAGGGAGGATGCTTTCAAGTTCAGAATTCAAAGACTAGTaggaacaaaataaaaattaccaATAGAACTCTTGGAAAGCTAACTTGGCAATAGGACTCCACTGATATTTCGCACCTCACTCATACTAGAAAAGTGGAAGAAAGATGAAGAGTAAAAATTCCTCTAATCCAACGATTTTAGAGCACCAAcacgtttatttatttatttatttggtaagAAGCACCAACACATTTTATTATTTGTTGATTGTTGATAAACCTGCATTTTCATAATATTAATATtcaagtaattaaaaaaaaagaataagaacATACGAATAGAGtgatatctctctctctctttaagcCATATGTTATCCAGATTTTCACCTGGCCTCACAGTACTGTTATCATGCATGTTAGGTAGACCTGGCCTAGGGCCAGTTCCGGTTCAAGTTTTGGGGAGATTGGAACAGGCCTTCCAAGGTTACTTGGTTCCAATTTGGTTCAGTTTTGATCCCAGTTCGATTCCAGCTTTTAATCAAATACAAcggctatttttttttaatttttttattcatttaaaaagaataaaaaatctGGTTTCGCCCAGAACTGAGCTGGCCAGTTCCAGTCCAGTACAATGCTGATTTTACTCAATCCATTTTTAACCAGTTCCATTTCTGAACTGGCCTGTAGCCAGGTCTAATTTTAGGGATAAATATACTCTAAACTCTAAAGTCTAAACACATGAAGCCATTGTCACCATCATCACTGCTGAAATGGGAAAGAAAAATTGAACTCAAAGAATAGACTTTTAAATCATAAGACCGCTAGGAGCTAAATACAATCCAAGAGAAGAACCAGAACACATTACAAGCACCGTGAATGATAACTTCAGAACCTCTAGAAAACTATTAAGAACAGACAAATGCATAGAGACAACCAAGTAAAGAAAAAAATCTGCTTTAATCCTAAACTGCCTGAATTCAATGATTAAATTGCTTTACTGACGCATTAGAGTATTTGGCCCAACAAAACTCTAACTAAACTTCATTATGTGCATACTTATTAAAGGCTCAAGGTGCACTAAGGCGCCAAGGAGTCTTGGAGCCTCAGCACAATGCGTAGTCGCGTGCCTGAGTGAGGTGAGGCGCAAaagtgaaaaatttttaaaatccataaaagtcaaataaatgtgatgcttttctttttttttttttttttctttctttgacATATATCTTGAATTAGTTTTGTTGGTTTGAGTTTAAGTAGTAATCCAATTTGCCAATAAAAGAGCTCACTAAAAATGGAAATAAAGAAGGCATGCCTTTCTAGAACCTTGTGTGTGGAACAAAGGCACACACCTGCGCATAAGGCGCTAGGGGAGCCTTGAGCCTGAGGCGCTTGAGGCACTTGAGGcacgcctttaataactatgattatttgtacattattcttGGTTATATAAGTTTTAGTTTACACAATCATCAAAGCATCAATTCGGAACCTCAAAAGAATCCAATCATAAAACCAAAATTTCACCTGGCTTAAAGAACACGGAGAGGCCAAAATCAGTAGCCTTCAAAAGGGAATTCTCATCAGTACTCAAGAAAAGAAAATTCTCAGGCTTCAAATCCCTATGTATAACTCCCATTGAATGACAATAATGCACAACAGTCACGATCTGCCTAAATAGATTAGCTGCTTCTCTCTCTGAGTAATGACCCTTAGCTATGATCCGATCAAACAACTCCCCTCCAGCGCATAGCTCCATCACCAAGTTCACCGAGTGCCTATCCTCATATGCACCTTTTAGCTCCACTATATTCCTATTAAAAAATCGAGAGGGAACTTAAATTCGATTCTTTTACCTCATGTTGAAAGAAAAAATAATCTGCCCAATATTTCTTAGGGGATTGACCTGTGACCAGTAAGGTGGTGCATGATCTGGACCTCACGGCGGACGTCCTCAATGTCATCGCGGTTGATGAGTTTGCGGGTGGTGATGGATTTGCAGGCGAACTGCTGCTTCGTTTCCTTGTGGGTGACGAGATAGGTGACCCCGAACTGGCCTCGACCCAGCTCGCGGCCGAACGCGTATGTTTTGCGGACGTCCACCATGGGACGACCTAAGACTCGGCCCACGGCGGAAGCAGTGAGGGAAGGACGATTGGAGGGTTGTAGTGAATGCGGAGGTGGAGGGCGAGGCGTGGGAGAGGCGGATGGGGGCTGGACGGTGATGACATTGGAGTGAGGAGGATGGCGGGAATCGGCGGAAGAGTCTGAGGCGTCGGTGGTGAAGGTAGAGGGTAGGCAGCTACCACAGTTACCCATTGGGTTTGGTCTAAGGGAGTCAGAGGAGAGACAAGAGTCGACGGAGCACTCGTGAAGTCTTGAGACATTTTCGTGTTTCGTCCTGAGAAAGGACCACCGCGTGGAATTAGGAGTGGGTTATCGTCCGACAGTATCatgttaaattttataatttaataccgTTAATTTTATCTctcatattattaataaattaataattaattatcaagttaattttttttaatcatcacGTCAACTTTTGTTAACAAaagatattaaattataaaatacataTTTAATAAAGGTTAAAGGCTTATTTTATCtccttaattattttaaaataattaattaagttttCAAACAAAATTTAAGATCAATTAAACCTAATATTTTTAAATGAGCGAATCAAcccataaataattaaaaaaattaataattgagtCCATTGAGtggttttaaaaaaatattttcatgagcTTTAGAATAGAACAAGTATGATTACCCGCAGCTTACTATGGATTGgtacaatatttttttatttaatattttttaataattaaatcacAAACACATTTTATATATATTGATATCGTATAATAATATTGATAAAATTAGTAAAATATCTATTTTATTAgggtttatttattatataacttTAATAATTCAGACATATTGttattttttatatacaaataaaatgacctatataaatatatacataaataCATATTAATTTAGTAATATTATGTTGCCTAACTTATGTAAAATGAGgtgatatatataaatattatatataaataggtAATCATTGTATTTGTTAGCAAAAGAGAgctaatttttctttttcaatcCTTAGAATAAGGTTGTTGAGATCACTTTCAGGCTAATTTGAGCTTCTTCTCCTCTAGTTGTGTGTTGCTGCaaaaaatataatgaataaaattaataGACGATTgagaataaatataatattaagtgtattataattttatattatatacaatatcaataataataagtTACGATAAAATAAAGTGAGAAGATAAGAGCACATTATATGCCATTGTAATAATTCTTGAAATGTAATTTTAAGCAAAATTATAAATCAGAAGTGTAACTACAACCAATAAAGATAAAAGGATAAGGGCTTAAATACCATTTAACAACTTAATAAAGTTTCATTTGATATAGGTGTTCTTGTAGGCATGTTAGGCACATAAAACTCTTTTATAATATCAACAAATTCTAGTTATCTATATTATAATATCAAGCATGTAATATTATTCAAGTTAGTTAAACTTGAATCTTAAACTTCTTCTTATCTGCTGCTATGTctttgaaatttataaatttattctcACATGGAATAGTAAAAGATTATTTTAATCTTATTCATCAGTTTCtaaaattaatacaaatatttttctaatataaaataatataatttgaatgacaatagttaaaaatttttttttgtgtttGAAGGATATAAAAAATAGATGTATACCTATTAAGTTATTTTGTTGTTTTTGTTTTGAAAGAGATTTTTAATAGTGCAGAAGAATGGGTTAAAAGAACATTGTAAAAAGGTTGGTAAAAGAATTGACCCATAATGCTATTCAGCATGGAAATTCATGCATTAATTTAATACACCAAAAATTGTGGACAATTGAAATGAATGTGTCCCACTCATACCAACATGGGTCCCactcattttacggttcaaattaCTTGTGTACTGAAATTTTCTACACATTTCTCATACAATAACAttttccattaaagaaaaataaaaaaaaaggtaataTGGACAGTGCCCAGTGGATGAAAATCAATTTAAAAGTAGCAAAATGGTCTTCTTACTGTTCGTGTATTAGTACAATTTTCATGAATGTTAAAAGAAATAAGAGTTAAGATGTAAGGGCTTATAGAGGATGATGAACTTACAAATGCagaatttcttcctccaattgtcTCCCTTGTCATGGCTCAAagagtgtaacgccctcactataGGTAGcctatacattttactgttccgacgattaATGTCAGTTCGGATAgtcagaatgcctggaactacacttaaactatagtaaggaggcataaattgatggaaaaaatactaagaaaatataaaaaaaaaattagagaaaataaaataaaaatttagagaatttattaattggtataaaataataaaaataacccgatatgtaatatgaaggacattttggtcatttcaccccataggtgaattttaacctaaatgtcaaattaaaatttagagaataaaataattaacataaattaaaatttatgaaataaattaagaaaatgagaagagaaaagaaaagaaaataaaagctaatgacattttaaaaatttaaagtacccaaaaataaaaatataaaaaggcACTAGAGACAAACCCCCACTAACCATCATCTTATTCCTCCACTCCTTCTCTCTCCTTGAGCCGGCCCCCATGGAAgctctctctccctccattttcttCCTTCTTGAAGCCTGATTCCCTAAGCTTTTCCCTCCCAAAACCTTAAACTCTCGTTATTAAAAATGCTCCCCACTCTATAAGGAAGCTAttgatacccataagaagaagaaaagttaaaGTTTGGGAAGCTTGAAATTGggtcatcaagaggttagtgcactaaaatcCTAAtatcttctttaagcatgaaaatcatgctaaaccaagtgtaagttgcatgaaattaaaaagaaaacttgAGGGAAAGAGACACTTGAATTTTGGCATCCATGGAACCCTTAGGGTTTGATGactttaaatgatgaaaatgggttccatgagaatgtttgataaattgatatgtttgggagtttgattgtgtagtatTTGTGCAAATTGAAACtttgaaactagggtttgtgtacataatTTGAGGACTTTatataaatgcttgaaattgacctattgagttgagattgttgcttatagaagtgttatgcatgccaattgaagtaaggaagatggaggaGATTGTATTGTGGGATTGTcatttttctgcaggttgggactcaatgtgTCTGGTGTGTTTGTTGAATCATAATTGattgtgtgtgactccaattggtatga carries:
- the LOC110636757 gene encoding calcium-dependent protein kinase 1 isoform X2 produces the protein MGNCGSCLPSTFTTDASDSSADSRHPPHSNVITVQPPSASPTPRPPPPHSLQPSNRPSLTASAVGRVLGRPMVDVRKTYAFGRELGRGQFGVTYLVTHKETKQQFACKSITTRKLINRDDIEDVRREVQIMHHLTGHRNIVELKGAYEDRHSVNLVMELCAGGELFDRIIAKGHYSEREAANLFRQIVTVVHYCHSMGVIHRDLKPENFLFLSTDENSLLKATDFGLSVFFKPGDVFKDLVGSAYYVAPEVLRRNYGAEVDIWSAGVILYILLSGVPPFWGVTEKAIFNSILWGHINFSSDPWPSISSSAKDLVKNMLRVDPKARLSAIEVLNHPWMREDGDVSDRPLDIAVLSRMKQFRAMNKLKKVALKVIAENLSEEEIMGLKEMFKSMDTDNSGTITCEELKASITKLGTKLSESEADVDGNGAIDYTEFITATMHMNRMEREDHLYKAFEYFDKDQCGYITMEELENALNKYNMGDPKTIKEIIAEVDTDKDGRINYEEFVAMMRKGNPELVTNRQCK
- the LOC110636757 gene encoding calcium-dependent protein kinase 1 isoform X3, with the protein product MGNCGSCLPSTFTTDASDSSADSRHPPHSNVITVQPPSASPTPRPPPPHSLQPSNRPSLTASAVGRVLGRPMVDVRKTYAFGRELGRGQFGVTYLVTHKETKQQFACKSITTRKLINRDDIEDVRREVQIMHHLTGHRNIVELKGAYEDRHSVNLVMELCAGGELFDRIIAKGHYSEREAANLFRQIVTVVHYCHSMGVIHRDLKPENFLFLSTDENSLLKATDFGLSVFFKPGDVFKDLVGSAYYVAPEVLRRNYGAEVDIWSAGVILYILLSGVPPFWGVTEKAIFNSILWGHINFSSDPWPSISSSAKDLVKNMLRVDPKARLSAIEVLNHPWMREDGDVSDRPLDIAVLSRMKQFRAMNKLKKVALKVIAENLSEEEIMGLKEMFKSMDTDNSGTITCEELKASITKLGTKLSESEVRQLMEAVTSLFL
- the LOC110636757 gene encoding calcium-dependent protein kinase 1 isoform X1 yields the protein MGNCGSCLPSTFTTDASDSSADSRHPPHSNVITVQPPSASPTPRPPPPHSLQPSNRPSLTASAVGRVLGRPMVDVRKTYAFGRELGRGQFGVTYLVTHKETKQQFACKSITTRKLINRDDIEDVRREVQIMHHLTGHRNIVELKGAYEDRHSVNLVMELCAGGELFDRIIAKGHYSEREAANLFRQIVTVVHYCHSMGVIHRDLKPENFLFLSTDENSLLKATDFGLSVFFKPGDVFKDLVGSAYYVAPEVLRRNYGAEVDIWSAGVILYILLSGVPPFWGVTEKAIFNSILWGHINFSSDPWPSISSSAKDLVKNMLRVDPKARLSAIEVLNHPWMREDGDVSDRPLDIAVLSRMKQFRAMNKLKKVALKVIAENLSEEEIMGLKEMFKSMDTDNSGTITCEELKASITKLGTKLSESEVRQLMEAADVDGNGAIDYTEFITATMHMNRMEREDHLYKAFEYFDKDQCGYITMEELENALNKYNMGDPKTIKEIIAEVDTDKDGRINYEEFVAMMRKGNPELVTNRQCK